The Streptomyces phaeolivaceus genome has a window encoding:
- a CDS encoding glutaredoxin family protein, producing MADMSAMFRRTPKNSGERLVTLIGKPGCHLCDDAEAVIGKVCGELGVPWEKKDITEDAELHRRYWEQIPVVLVDGAQHTFWRVNEERLRKALS from the coding sequence ATGGCCGACATGAGTGCCATGTTCCGGCGGACGCCGAAGAATTCCGGTGAGCGGCTCGTCACACTGATCGGAAAACCCGGGTGCCATCTGTGCGACGACGCGGAGGCGGTGATCGGGAAGGTCTGCGGTGAGCTGGGCGTTCCCTGGGAGAAGAAGGACATCACCGAGGACGCGGAACTGCACCGGCGGTACTGGGAGCAGATTCCGGTGGTCCTGGTGGACGGCGCTCAGCACACGTTCTGGCGGGTGAACGAGGAGCGTCTTCGCAAAGCGCTCTCGTAG
- a CDS encoding redox-sensing transcriptional repressor Rex — translation MATGRTHRPATRSRGIPEATVARLPLYLRALTALSERSVPTVSSEELAAAAGVNSAKLRKDFSYLGSYGTRGVGYDVEYLVYQISRELGLTQDWPVVIVGIGNLGAALANYGGFASRGFRVAALIDADPAMAGKPVAGIPVQHSDELEKIIEENGVSIGVIATPAGAAQPVCDRLVAAGVTSILNFAPTVLTVPDGVDVRKVDLSIELQILAFHEQRKAGEEAAAEAGAVPPAPEESGKGPDGDVPAVMPA, via the coding sequence GTGGCAACTGGCCGAACTCACCGACCGGCGACCCGTAGCCGAGGGATTCCCGAGGCCACCGTCGCCAGGCTTCCGCTGTACCTCCGTGCCCTGACCGCGCTGTCCGAGCGTTCGGTACCCACCGTTTCATCCGAGGAACTGGCCGCCGCCGCGGGGGTCAACTCCGCGAAGCTGCGCAAGGACTTCTCCTACCTGGGCTCGTACGGAACACGGGGTGTGGGGTACGACGTCGAGTATCTCGTCTACCAGATCTCGCGTGAGCTGGGGCTCACCCAGGACTGGCCGGTCGTGATCGTCGGAATCGGCAATCTCGGCGCCGCGCTGGCCAATTACGGTGGATTCGCCTCCCGTGGATTCCGGGTGGCCGCGTTGATAGACGCCGATCCGGCTATGGCCGGGAAGCCCGTCGCGGGTATTCCGGTCCAGCACTCGGACGAGCTGGAAAAGATCATCGAGGAGAACGGCGTGTCCATCGGGGTGATCGCCACTCCCGCCGGTGCCGCCCAGCCCGTGTGCGACCGGCTGGTAGCCGCCGGGGTCACCTCGATCCTGAACTTCGCGCCGACCGTGCTGACCGTGCCGGACGGCGTCGACGTCCGCAAGGTGGACCTCTCGATCGAGCTGCAGATCCTCGCCTTCCACGAGCAGCGCAAGGCCGGCGAGGAGGCCGCGGCCGAGGCCGGTGCCGTACCGCCGGCTCCCGAGGAGTCCGGGAAAGGGCCCGACGGGGATGTCCCCGCCGTGATGCCGGCATGA